DNA from Desulfarculus baarsii DSM 2075:
GTGGGTGGGGGCCAGGCAATATTCGTTGTCGTGGCGATCGACAAAGCGCAGCAACTCGCGGCCGTAAAAATCCCAACGTCCCGATTCGCGCCACAATTCGGCCGGTTGGACGCCGGGCATCAACAGCTCCTGGGCCCCGGCGGCGTTCATCTCCTGGCGGACGATGGCCTCGACCTTGCGCAGCACGCGCAGGCCCATGGGCAACCACGTGTAGATGCCGCCGGCCAGTTTGCGGATCAGGCCCGCCCGCAGCATCAGTTGATGGCTGACGACCTCGGCGTCGCTGGGGTTTTCCTTGAGGGTGGGGATGAGATATCGGCTGAAGTTCATGTGACGCACCTTTGGCGTTAGCTGTTGTTTTGACGATATTCGGCCTGGGCCACGGCCACGGCCTTGATGAACTCGGCCAGCAGGTCGGCTTCGGCGACTTTTTTCAGCACGCGGCCCTTGGCGAAGATTACGCCCACGCCCCGGCCGCCGGCAATGCCCACGTCGGCGTGGGCGGCCTCGCCGGGGCCGTTGACCACGCAGCCCATGATGGCCACGCGCAGCGGCTCGCTCACCCCGGCCAGGGCCTCCTCGGCGGCGGCCAGCAACGAAAACAGGTCGATCTCGGTGCGGCCGCAGGTGGGGCACGAGATGATCTCCACGCCCCGACGGCCCAGGCCACAGGCGGCCAGCATGTGCCAGGCGGCCTCGACCTCGCGCGCGGGGTCGGCGGTCAAGGATACGCGCAGCGTGTCGCCCAGCCCATCCAGCAGCAGCGCGCCCATGCCCACCGCCGACTTGACCGCTCCGGCCAGAAGCCCGCCGGCCTCGGTGACCCCCAGGTGCAGCGGCCGGTCGCTCTGGGCGGCGAAAAGCCGATAGGCGGCGATGGTGTCGAGCACGTTGGACGATTTCAGGCTGACCTTGATGGCCTCGAAACCCCTGGCCTCCAGCATGGCCACGTGGCCCAGCACGGCCTCGACCAGGGCCGCCGGGGTGGGCCCGCCGTGCTTTTGCAGCAGATCCTTGGGCAAAGACCCGCCGTTGGCCCCCACGCGGATGCTCACGCCGTGGGCCTTGGCCGCGTCGACCACGCGGTCCACGGCCCGTTGATCACCGATGTTGCCGGGATTGATGCGTAGCCCCGCCGCGCCGTTTTCCACCGCCGCCACGGCCAGGCGACCGTCAAAGTGGATATCGGCGATCACCGGCAGGGGGCTGGCCGCGCAGATCGGGCCAAAGGCCAGGGCCGCGGTCATGTCGGGCGCGGCGCAACGCACGATGTGGCAGCCGGCCTGGGCCAGGCGGTTGATCTGGGCCAGGGTGGCGGCGACGTCGCGGGTGTCGGTGTTGGTCATCGACTGCACGGCCAGGGGCGCGCCGCCGCCCACGGCGACACGGCCGACCATGATCCGGCGGGTCTTGTCGCGGGTGACGAGGTGGGGCGTGGTCATTGCTCGGGGCCTCAGACCAGGCCGCCGTCGGTGAACAGCACCTTGACGGCCTCGAAGGTGATCTGGATGATTTTGTCGGCCACGGCGCTGTGGTCGGCCTTGGCGTAGAAAAGCGGCGTGATTTGTTTGATCAGCACGCCAACGGGCGTCTTGTCCGGGCCCTCGGCGATATTTTGCAGGCTCGCGCCGGCGTAATCGCGCCAGGGGTCGTCGGTGCGGGCGGCGATGGCGTCAAGTTCCTCGGCCGGGGCCAGCGCGCGCAGCGGCGCCAGGATGGCTTGCGCGGCGCTTTGCGCGCCCTTGCGGGCCATGAACTCCAGGGCCTGGCCCACGGCGGCCCAATAACGCGCGTCGGCCTGGCGGTTGATGGCGCATTTTTCCAGGGCGCAGAACACCAGGCCGTATTGAAACAACCCGGCCATGGCGCTACGGGCCAGCTTGGGGTCGTTGAGCGGCGCGCCGGTCATGGCCACGCTGCCGTCGAGGGCGTTGGCCAGGGTTTCGCCCAGGCGGGCGGCCAAGTCGTAGACCGCCGTGGCGTGCTCGGCGGCCTTGGTCTGCTCTTGCGCGATGTTCATGCCAAATCCGTTTCAGTCGTCGCCGGCCGCCGCGCGCACTTCCACCACTTCAAAACCGCCAGCCAGCAAGAGGGCGGTCAGCACGCCTTGGCCTGGGCCGCCCTGGGGATTTTGGCCCAGCGGGTCGTGGCCGCACGAGGGCGAACGGTCCTTGAGATAGGCCCGCCGCGCGCCAGCCGCCTGGGCTCGGGCCAAGACGGCCCGCGCGCCGGCGATGAACTGGCGGCTTACGTCGCGGCCGTGGGCGTCGATCAACTTGGCCCGGCCGGCCAAGACGTCGTCGCCCTCGCGGCCGGCCCGCGCGCCGACGATGCGGGCCGGCGGCCGGGGCGTGGGCAAGCCGCCCAGTTGCTCGGGGCATAGGGCCAAGACATCCCGGCCGGCCAACGCCTCACGCAGCCAAAGGGCCTGGCTGTGGCGGCCGTCGTAGCGGGAGCGCTCGCCCCAGAGGCAGGCCGAAACCAGGATCAATCGACGATCTCCACCGCGTCCTGACCCTTGGCCCTCGGCTTGGTTTCGCCGATGATGGACGCTTTTTGGTCCATGGCCGCCAAGCGGGCGACGACCTCGTCGGCCTGGTCACCGGGGGTGAGCAGGATCATGCCCAGGCCCGAGTTGAAGGTGCGCAGCATCTCGTGCTCATCGAGCTTGCCGGCCCGGCGCAGGAACTCGAACACCGGCGGAATGTTCCACGAACCGCGCCGCACCACCGCGCCCACCGATTCCGGCAGCACCCGGGGCAGGTTTTCCAACAGGCCGCCGCCGGTGATGTTGGCCATGCCTTGCAGGGCGAAATTGCGCATGACGTTGAGCACCGGCTCGACGTAAATCTTGGTGGGCGTGAGCAACACCTCGCCCACCGAGCCGCCAGGCAGATCGTCGACCACGCTGTCGACGCCCAGGCCCAGCTCGTCGAAGACGATGCGCCGGGCCAGCGAATAGCCGTTGCTGTGCAGGCCGCTGCTGGCCAGGCCGATCAGGGCCGAGTTTTTGTTGATCGACGAGCCGTCGATGATGGCCGAACGATCGGCCACGCCCACGCCAAAGCCGGCCAGGTCGTATTCGCCATCGGCGTAGAAACCGGGCATCTCGGCGGTCTCACCGCCGATGAGCGCGCAGCCGGCCTGTTTGCAGCCGTCGACGATGCCGGCGATGATTTGTTCGGCCACGCCGATCTCCAGTTTGCCCGTGGCCAAATAGTCAAGCAAGAATAACGGCTTGGCCCCGGTGACAACGATATCGTTGAGCACCATGCCCACCATGTCGACGCCGATGGTGTCGTGCTTGTTCATCATGAAGGCGATCTTGAGCTTGGTGCCGACGCCGTCGGTGGAGCTGACGAGCACTGGGTCTTGATATTTGTCGGTGTTGAGCGAGTACAGGCCCGAAAAACCGCCGATGCCAGTCATCACCGCGGCGGTGTGGGTGGACTTGACCATGTCGCTGATGCGACGCACGAACTCGTTGCCTTTTTCTATGTCCACGCCTGCTTCGCGGTAGCGATCGTGTGCGCTCATCTGGATACTCCGAAATGGTGGCGTTGGTGCCAGATGAGTCTATCAGAAAACCACGGGCAGAGAAAGCCAAGCCCCCCGCCGCCACGAAAAGCGTAGCCAGTGGCCCCGGCCCAGGCTGGCGGCCGCGAGATGAAACACCCGGCATGCGGCGAAAAGCGCGGGGGCCGGCCACCGGTGGGCGGCCCGGAACCCCCGCGCCGCGGGAATCAGTCGACTTTCATGAAACGATCGCCCTTGGCGTTGCAGACCGGGCAGCGCTCGGGGGCCTCGCCCTCGGCGGTGTGGCCACAAACCGGGCAGACATAATAAGGATAGTCGCCCATGTCCTTGCCCAGGGCGTCCAGCAGCTTCTGATAAAGCTCGGCGTGGGTTTTTTCCACGGTGTTGGCGTACTCGAAGCTGCGCAGGGCCTCCTTTTCGCCCTCGGCCTTGGCGTCCTCGATCATGCCCGGATACATGTTTTTGAATTCGTGGGTCTCGCCCTCGACGGCTTCGCGCAGGTTGGCGGCGGTGTCGCCGATGCCCTTCATGGCCCGCAGATGGTTGTGGGCGTGGATCGTTTCGGCCTCGGCGGCGGCGCGGAACATCCGCGCGACCTGGGCGTAACCCTCATCGTCGGCCTTTTTGGCGAAGGCCAGGTAACGGCGGTTGGCTTGGGATTCGCCGGCAAAGGCTTCTTGCAGATTGGCTTTGGTCTTGGACATGGTATTTTCTCCCGTTA
Protein-coding regions in this window:
- the purM gene encoding phosphoribosylformylglycinamidine cyclo-ligase, with the protein product MSAHDRYREAGVDIEKGNEFVRRISDMVKSTHTAAVMTGIGGFSGLYSLNTDKYQDPVLVSSTDGVGTKLKIAFMMNKHDTIGVDMVGMVLNDIVVTGAKPLFLLDYLATGKLEIGVAEQIIAGIVDGCKQAGCALIGGETAEMPGFYADGEYDLAGFGVGVADRSAIIDGSSINKNSALIGLASSGLHSNGYSLARRIVFDELGLGVDSVVDDLPGGSVGEVLLTPTKIYVEPVLNVMRNFALQGMANITGGGLLENLPRVLPESVGAVVRRGSWNIPPVFEFLRRAGKLDEHEMLRTFNSGLGMILLTPGDQADEVVARLAAMDQKASIIGETKPRAKGQDAVEIVD
- the ispG gene encoding flavodoxin-dependent (E)-4-hydroxy-3-methylbut-2-enyl-diphosphate synthase; this translates as MTTPHLVTRDKTRRIMVGRVAVGGGAPLAVQSMTNTDTRDVAATLAQINRLAQAGCHIVRCAAPDMTAALAFGPICAASPLPVIADIHFDGRLAVAAVENGAAGLRINPGNIGDQRAVDRVVDAAKAHGVSIRVGANGGSLPKDLLQKHGGPTPAALVEAVLGHVAMLEARGFEAIKVSLKSSNVLDTIAAYRLFAAQSDRPLHLGVTEAGGLLAGAVKSAVGMGALLLDGLGDTLRVSLTADPAREVEAAWHMLAACGLGRRGVEIISCPTCGRTEIDLFSLLAAAEEALAGVSEPLRVAIMGCVVNGPGEAAHADVGIAGGRGVGVIFAKGRVLKKVAEADLLAEFIKAVAVAQAEYRQNNS
- a CDS encoding rubrerythrin family protein, producing MSKTKANLQEAFAGESQANRRYLAFAKKADDEGYAQVARMFRAAAEAETIHAHNHLRAMKGIGDTAANLREAVEGETHEFKNMYPGMIEDAKAEGEKEALRSFEYANTVEKTHAELYQKLLDALGKDMGDYPYYVCPVCGHTAEGEAPERCPVCNAKGDRFMKVD
- a CDS encoding DUF523 domain-containing protein produces the protein MILVSACLWGERSRYDGRHSQALWLREALAGRDVLALCPEQLGGLPTPRPPARIVGARAGREGDDVLAGRAKLIDAHGRDVSRQFIAGARAVLARAQAAGARRAYLKDRSPSCGHDPLGQNPQGGPGQGVLTALLLAGGFEVVEVRAAAGDD